taaatgataatgatGCTATAATCCACATTCCCAGAgaggtaagtaacaaggatggcTCGAGAGGAGACACTTAGATATCCCTagaaatgggaaatagaataatATTTGCAAGTAGACTGGTGGTAGGTATGgataggaacaggagggatcaggcaAGATGtgagagaaacaaaggaaaagagtACTAAGAGATGATTAAAATGGGGGGCTTAGCTAGTGGGGTGATGTAAAAACCTAATAAAGTAGAAACTCCCTGGGAAGTAGAAAATCTCAGAAACCATTCTGGGATTGGTCAGTGACCTTAGTGAAGCTTCTTCATAATGGGTGATTTGGAGTCCGAActagccatcttctgtaaccaggcaaggtaTCCAGCAGTGGGACTGGGACATCAACCCTGCCACAAAGCCTTCTATCTACTATCTGTCCTGTCTTCAAGATGTGCTGGTGTAATGGGGACAGGGAATTAGTGGGGGTGGGCAACCAATGTCTGGCCAACTTTAGACCCAAACCACTAGAGACAACGCATGTTTCACACTACTTGGATTGCCATGAACTAGAGGCAGAAAAGTTCACACACCCagaatagaaccaaacacaattgggaaaaaaaaaaggcaatgaaattattcctaatggtGTTCTGCTATACTCGTCGGGTGGCCTCTATCCCACTTGTTACAAGAAAGACTTAATATAGCAACTCATGGGAGCAGATGAAGAGATTCATAGTCAAAGACTAGGTGAAGACAGGGAACCCAGAGTAGAGCAGAAGGAAGTATTTTAGAGCTAGAGGGGGGTTAGGGACACCAGGAGTTCAGGGCCCACAGAATTAAATAAGCAAGGACCATAccctcacagaaactgaagcacaaaCACGGGCATTGTATTGGTctgagccaggtcctctgcatatacaaGTTGTTCAGCTTGGTGTGCTTGTGTGAGTTTTAACAGTGGTGgtggggttgtctctgactcctttgtaTGTTCTTGggaccttttcctcctcctgtgttTCCTTATCCAGTCTATGAGTGTTTATCcttagtcttattgtaacttgttagtCCATtttcagttgatatccctgggagacctgctctGTGTCTTCTAAGGGAAACAAAGGGAGAGTGGGATTTGGAGGAGAGAGAAGTTGGTGGTGAGAGATTGGaagtggtggggggagggggtacagCAGTCATGAGATTTTACATGAGAGAATAAAAGATAATAATTAGGAATCAGAATTAAAGGTACAATAAGATATGGAAACTGTTCTTGATTATTTAGtgtgaattaaaatattttcaaaagaaaggctTAAGAGCCACTATCGACAAGGATCTTCATTTGAATGACATCAGCATTAAGGGAACATTTATGCTACGaactaaaaaggagaaagagaattcATATAGAAATATCAACCCATGGTGGACAATGAACTTAAAGGACTCTATACTTCTTGGCAGCAGAATTGTCAAaagaatgtatatatatgtgatacCATCGattttatttaaatcatataGAGCTCTTGCCTTGCTACTTGaactatttaactttttaaaaagagtaatctgttctttttaaaagaaataattgggGAAGCACCAGAATGGCtcctcacatccatctgtaagtccagctccaagggaccccATAGTTCTTCTGAGGTGTGCGAGCACCaagaatgcacacatgcatacatgctggCACAAcactcataaatataaaataaacaagtaaaattctttttaaaaaccgagaaaaatcatctttaaaaaaaaaaaactagtggaATTTTGACTGCAAGATTTTCATCACATTGATTATTCTGCTATCAGAACTGATTTGTACCAAAGGAGTAATTGCAGGATAGGCATTCATCACAAACTTCTGAACAGTCAGGAGGACCGGGTCGTACATCCATAACAGGACTGAGGTGGATGAGATGGTGAAGTCCACCCAGTACATGACCACAAAGAAAACCACCAGCAGCAAGATGGTCTGGGTGGCCCTTTTCTCGGGGGATGCTCTCAGGTGGCTGATGCTATGAAGATGCTTGCACTTCTTCTGATGTCTGAACAAGAGAATCACCATGTATGCGCTTGTGGTCAGCATGACtcctacaagaaacacatctctggaTGTTGTCAGTATTAAAATCAATCCTCTGATGATGTAGTTCATGGGGAAGAGTGAGCAGTATTCAGTGACCTTCATCTGATTGGCTGTACTCATGTTGGTGTAAGCACCAACATAGAAGATCCGGTTACTACTGAATGACAAGTTGAAAGACCAAATATAGAAAAGAGCAttgatcatgtatttttttagtttatgtttaaattttgccAGCAAAGCTGTACTGGGACTGATAGTGACAGCCTGGAacacacttaggaggcaggtgATGCAGATGGAGAGGCCTCTCATCACCCTGTTTATGTAAAACGTTGCCTtacatttgaagtcattttcgACATTTAGTGATTCAAATATGTCTGTAAGCCAAATGTCCCCTCCAGTGAGGATCAACAGTATGTGAACAAAGGACAGTTGACAGGAGATCAGGTCCATGGGCTTAGGTCTGTGACCTAGGATTATAAAGGtatagaaaaaaaggagaaacatatTGGCCAGGATTCCAAGACCAGCTTGGAAATAAAGGACATTCTTGAATGAAGACATAAGAAGAATGTGTGTTCATATTAAAAGCATAATGGAAGTCTATTTCTTACATCTGAAAAAAATAGTAAAGTATACAGCAAACTTGTGACTTGCTTGTTTATATGTCTATA
The Acomys russatus chromosome 10, mAcoRus1.1, whole genome shotgun sequence genome window above contains:
- the LOC127194715 gene encoding putative vomeronasal receptor-like protein 4 gives rise to the protein MSSFKNVLYFQAGLGILANMFLLFFYTFIILGHRPKPMDLISCQLSFVHILLILTGGDIWLTDIFESLNVENDFKCKATFYINRVMRGLSICITCLLSVFQAVTISPSTALLAKFKHKLKKYMINALFYIWSFNLSFSSNRIFYVGAYTNMSTANQMKVTEYCSLFPMNYIIRGLILILTTSRDVFLVGVMLTTSAYMVILLFRHQKKCKHLHSISHLRASPEKRATQTILLLVVFFVVMYWVDFTISSTSVLLWMYDPVLLTVQKFVMNAYPAITPLVQISSDSRIINVMKILQSKFH